The proteins below are encoded in one region of Phaseolus vulgaris cultivar G19833 chromosome 1, P. vulgaris v2.0, whole genome shotgun sequence:
- the LOC137816074 gene encoding auxin-induced protein X10A-like, with protein MGKTCTTCSWGLWMGGLGVLVPVMRKIQTSFSRSKGVKQGHFVVIATQGWKPERFFIELGYLDHPDFVKLLKQAEEEFGFSQVGALAIPCEPDELKRIIGREKNRNCMRLAF; from the coding sequence ATGGGTAAAACATGTACAACTTGTTCTTGGGGACTGTGGATGGGAGGGCTCGGAGTACTGGTGCCTGTGATGAGGAAAATACAAACCTCTTTCTCACGTTCAAAAGGGGTGAAGCAGGGCCATTTTGTGGTGATTGCAACTCAAGGGTGGAAGCCAGAGAGATTCTTTATTGAATTGGGGTATTTGGATCACCCTGACTTTGTGAAGTTGTTAAAGCAAGCTGAAGAAGAGTTCGGGTTCTCTCAGGTGGGAGCACTTGCAATTCCATGCGAACCTGATGAACTTAAGAGAATCATTGGAAGGGAAAAGAATAGGAATTGCATGAGACTTGCCTTCTAA
- the LOC137816075 gene encoding uncharacterized mitochondrial protein AtMg00810-like, producing the protein MVNQRKYALELLTDANLLSCKPAPTPIDNHEKFSSTGSVPPFTDVQAYKRLIGRLMYLTNNRPDITFYVQQLTQFLAKPTISHYIVAIIILRDIKGAQSLGLFFSSNISAHLKAFCDSDWDTCSDSRQSVTGFSVYLGNSLISWKSKKQ; encoded by the coding sequence ATGGtgaatcaaaggaaatatgcattggaattgTTAACAGATGCAAATCTTTTATCCTGCAAACCTGCACccactcctattgataatcatgaaAAATTCTCTTCTACTGGAAGTGTTCCTCCTTTCACAGATGTTCAAGCCTATAAAAGATTGATTGGAAGgcttatgtatctcactaataaccgacctgacataacattttaTGTGCAACAACTTACTCAGTTTCTTGCTAAGCCTACAATTTCTCACTATATTGTAGCGATTATAATTCTCAGAGATATTAAAGGAGCTCAAagtcttggtttatttttctcttccaacatTTCTGCTCATctcaaagccttttgtgatagtgattgggaCACATGcagtgattcaagacaatcagtgactggttttagtgtgtatcttgggaattctctcatatcttggaaatcaaagaagcaatga